A window of Tripterygium wilfordii isolate XIE 37 chromosome 7, ASM1340144v1, whole genome shotgun sequence contains these coding sequences:
- the LOC120001308 gene encoding ubiquitin carboxyl-terminal hydrolase 27 produces the protein MMRSVSLTRNIKHGYGALSYLKGVSASPLHVSAVGLLGAAGLILVFTRDRLLGKLSSISRLTDGGNRSEKYYLVPGLQNLGNNCFLNVILQALASCSCLSTYLGKVMEASESWQMGDAGDSMALTVALAALLEELSEVCEGRVVLNPREVMLAMTLYIQNFNLTSQQDAAEAFLHLLSSLREEFSDCYPSNHSLLADAVTSVNCRVLSAKRIDNRNEQERWQQHFLGPFDGILGSILTCQSCSSQISLDYQFFHSLPLSPVLDSGATIMVGSPLEDCLKKFTAAEKVENYRCNRCWHIAAIRYLSVLGATEADIERLRMCDDQDSCNCQRIPHIEKLPWSNNIPCTIKQLFIARFPKILCIHLQRAAVNMFGEPVKLQGHIAFPLVLDLSRFITSGVGTKNWEELVPTKLANQQYQKPRGYPLFLNMQQNTRLPNSLHELTEETTSSVVAAPEQVKCTTHFEGFPGRGNMANMVQLEGCSGTTFTNADMQFDDKVRVTSQSGPSENHMYNLVSVVEHFGRPGGGHYTVYRRAKTGAQKEVPDKGCLWRWFRVSDSEVYDASEEDVLDCEASILFYERIMEN, from the exons ATGATGAGAAGCGTGTCCCTGACTCGCAATATCAAACATGGGTATGGCGCTTTGTCTTACTTGAAGGGGGTTTCAGCTTCTCCGCTCCATGTATCCGCCGTTGGTTTACTGGGTGCTGCCggtttgattttggtttttacAAGGGACCGTTTACTGGGTAAACTAAGTAGCATATCGAGGTTGACTGACGGAGGGAATCGTTCTGAGAAATATTATTTAGTTCCGGGACTGCAGAATCTTGGCAACAATTGCTTCTTGAATGTAATATTACAG GCTCTTGCTAGCTGTTCTTGCCTCTCGACTTATCTTGGAAAGGTTATGGAGGCCAGTGAGTCATGGCAAATGGGGGATGCAGGTGACAGCATGGCTCTTACTGTTGCTTTGGCTGCTTTACTAGAAG AACTATCTGAAGTTTGCGAAGGAAGAGTTGTGCTGAATCCACGAGAAGTAATGCTAGCGATGACTCTTTATATTCAGAATTTCAATCTAACTAGCCAACAG gacgCTGCAGAAgcatttcttcatcttctatcCTCTTTGAGAGAAGAATTCTCAGATTGTTATCCATCCAATCATAGTTTGCTGGCAGACGCTGTTACTTCTGTTAATTGTAGGGTTTTAAGTGCAAAGCGGATTGACAACCGAAATGAACAAGAAAGATGGCAGCAACACTTCCTTGGACCGTTTGATGGGATTCTTGGTAGCATTTTAACTTGTCAAAGTTGTTCGTCTCAG ATTTCGTTGGACTATCAATTTTTTCATAGCTTGCCTCTTTCACCAGTGCTTGATAGTGGTGCCACCATA ATGGTTGGTTCTCCTTTGGAGGATTGCTTGAAGAAGTTCACTGCTGCTGAGAAAGTAGAGAATTACCGTTGTAACCGTTGCTGGCACATTGCAGCAATCAGATACTTATCTGTGTTAGGCGCTACGGAG GCAGATATCGAAAGACTTAGGATGTGTGATGATCAAGATTCATGTAACTGCCAAAGAATTCCACATATTGAAAAACTACCATGGTCGAATAATATACCATGCACTATAAAACAACTATTCATTGCTCGTTTTCCGAAG ATATTGTGCATTCACCTGCAACGTGCAGCTGTAAATATGTTTGGGGAACCAGTCAAACTACAG gGCCATATTGCATTTCCATTGGTTTTGGATTTGTCTCGATTTATAACAAGTGGGGTGGGAACAAAGAATTGGGAAGAACTTGTGCCAACAAAGCTAGCGAATCAGCAATATCAAAAGCCAAGGGGTTATCCACTGTTCTTGAATATGCAACAAAATACAAGATTACCAAATTCCTTACACGAACTGACTGAAGAAACTACTTCTTCAGTAGTAGCCGCTCCAGAGCAAGTTAAATGCACCACACATTTCGAAGGATTTCCTGGTAGAGGAAATATGGCAAATATGGTCCAGCTTGAAGGATGTTCTGGAACTACATTCACTAATGCAGACATGCAATTTGATGATAAG GTAAGGGTGACTAGCCAGTCAGGCCCTAGTGAAAATCACATGTATAATCTTGTTTCTGTGGTGGAGCACTTTGGAAGACCTGGAGGTGGGCATTACACTGTCTACAGAAGAGCAAAAACTGGAG